The sequence ATCGATGCAGTGGTGTAAGAATCTTACAGATACAGTAACAGATGTGAGTCGCACTATTCTTGAAAATGCATACAATGACAATGGAACAAACAAATTGGTTTACAAAAATTTCCCACCTTGACATGCTTCCAAATTAATATAGATTTGCCTTGGATATAACCAAACACACAGAACTACTAGCTTGCTGTAAGGTATAGTATGTGTTTTGGTTCACATTATTCTCAGAAATGCATCCaattacaaaggaacaaataaattttatttacaatAATTTCCCACCTTATTTTCCTATCCTCATGCAAACATGTTTCAAAATTGCTGTAGATTTGGACGGATTTTATGGGGTATAACCCGAGGTACAAGCAGCACAAGTAGCTTTCTGTAAAATAGGGTGTACTTATTTATAAAAGACAAACCATGAATTTTGCTTCCACAAGTTCCATTGACTCGCATCTACAAAACTATACATTCCAATTAAACAAAGCATTGCGAGGACTGTTGCAAACATATACTATTTGGAGTTTTGTCAGTCTCTAAACTCCTGAAGTAAATATTGCCAAATAAGGTAGGAACATCATTGCAGATGCCAACTTTTTAAAAAGTAGTGGGGAACATCATTGCAGATGCCAACTTTTTAAAAAGTAGTGGGGTTCTGATATGTATTCCCACGATTTTTCTTGTCATTCAGGTTTACTTTGATACCAGGCTGGATGAACATCCAGTGAACCAAATAAACATTATTGATGAAACTGTAGGCTGTTTTGTTTTGCAATGTTATAATTTAGATGTTTATTCTAAAAcatgaagaaataaaaaattacatagttCACTTTAGTTTATTAATTAAAAGCCTTCAGATATTAACATGGAGATATGTTTGATACAGAGCCTTCCATATGGTTCAAAAGGCAAATTAGaccaaaatttattatttaaaaaaaaaagcattATACAGATCAATAACTTCTGCTCATCAAAACGAACATTATTTACCTTTCTGCTTCAAATTATAACTCCACAAAAATACATTTACAGCATGGAAAATAGCTGCCATTCAAATAATTTTGCTAGCATCATCAGTACAGATAATGTAATCCTTTCAAATGAAACACACAACTGCAGATTGCCACAGATATGTATGAAAAATAAATAACAGAATATGAATGGCATGGCCTTCCACATTTTAATTTCCAATTATGTTCAAAGCAAGGAATCATGAAGATGGGATGGCCTTTAAACTGCAAATAAAGCAAGGAAGCTGCCGAAAGATTGCAGAAGAATTGGACGCGGGCAATCATGTATGATATGCAGATGATCCACCTCCTGATACTCCACCCACAAACGTGTTTACATATGTAGCCTGATTGCTGTGTGAGGGCATAGAGAATGCAGCAGCAACATTAGGAGCCTGCCCGCCCTGCAGTGGCATGCCAAAATTCGCATGGTTTTCATGAGGTGATGCATTCTTTAAAGGGGGAGGGCCGGGAAAAAATGTAGAGTATGGTGGCACAGGCAAGGAAGTCTGTCGCGGAGTTGCATCTAAAGGAGGTTGGGGTGTTACAGGAGAGGAATTATATATTTGATTTGGTATAGATCCAGGCATGGGTGAACTTGCCACTTGCGATGCAGGATGCAACTGTTCAAACTCCCAATTTTGAACTGGTCGAGGACCCAAGACACCCGGTTGTGGTGGTGGATGCACACCTGACACAAGCTGATTTCCTGAATATACAGGCATTGCAGATGATACCTGTCCAACAATACCAGCAGGAAGAACTGAAGGTTGCTGACCGAAAACTGGAGGTTGGTTTTGTAAAATACCAACTTGTGGAAGTGTGTAGTCTCTGCTACGGTCGTTATTACCCTGTATATAAGATTGTGAGATACTGACAAAAACAATCCAGAATCATAAGTAGCTGATTTTAAGCACAAAGAATGTCATACAATTCATAACAAAGCTTGATCCTTAAAATACCATAAAGAAAAGATTGTCACCTTCACATTGAGGTCTCTGTGGCGAGAATAAGAAAGATGGAGCTTGCAGTAGCCTCCATCATAGATGCAATGTCCTTCTAATGCTTCTTTTGCAATCACTGCAGTCGGCACATCTGACATACAAATGGTAAAATTAGTCTGACCTGATAAGAGTAGAACTGTGCATAATTGGACTACAAATAAAGGTTTAGTCATATAGTATATTAATTGCGTATATATCAATGCAAAAGTGCACATTTTAGTTAATAAACATTTGATCAGTTGGAAATGAGGAAGTTAACATTGCCTCCACAGAGAAAACAAAACAATGACACTTTTCTGCTTTAAGAAGTCCACTAAGTTGCCAATATGGTTTGGGTTTCCCAAAGAGGTAATTTTGTTTTCTCAAGTTCCGTAAAGTTATTTTAGTTTTAATAACCTTGATAGCAAAAAAAACCTGTGGTGTAAATATGCTTCTTTGTTGGTGTTCTAAACATTTAAGTCACATGATAGAAGGCCTCTTCCACTTTATATTCCTCATGTTGTCTAATTTACATTGTCTTGGCTGACTTCTATGATTAAACCATGCAATTTTGATCATTCTGCCCTCCCAAGCGTGATTTAATAACCTCTGCTAGTAACAAACAGCTATTTGCACAATTCCATCTGCTCTACCACTAACTTAAAATGCTAATGTCTTTAAAGTTGATTTATGGCAGGGTACTTAATGAAAgctttaaatctttaaaaatctttatattttatggttttctcaatttgcAGGGTCTGAGCGGTGAGTCCAAGTCGTGTAACAATGATGAATACCATCAATAGTCATGTTCCAAGTATCAGAAATGGAACTGGTTCACTAATTAAGGCCAATGACTTGGGTCCACTGTGGATTGAAAACTTACGAAACATCCACTAGAAATCAAGTTATAacattaaaaaaaggaaaaaatagatGAACCTTCAAcagatcaaaaagaaaaagaagaacactCACCCTCATTAAAAACTaggtaatttttcttttcttttccctccATGTTCCTGTTGGTTTTGTTTCTaatgagttttaaatttttaatagatTCCCACAAAAATAATACTCAGATTACGTATAATAAATATTATGAGTAATTTCTTAATTGATTTGAATGTGCTAAATTGCTTACCTATATCTAAGTTATAGTCAAAGCTCACTgatcaaaacaaaaattaaaattcttAAAGCCAGTTTCTAGAGTTCCTACCTTCAGCAGTACTAGCTATAGCTTTTAATTATTCCAAAGTTCAGCATTAAAAAATTGTTGGTTAATTAATTGATAAAACAATAAACAAGCTAACAACAAATataacaaacaaaaaaatagaTTGGGGTATAGTTATGTGGCACAAATACACAATACAAATCAACTAAGCTTGTAAAGAACAACATTGTACCCCATCCATTACAGCTaaacctaaaacattcaaaaactaacaTTGTAAAAGCGATAATTTATTACAACACCTGCATACTGTATCAAAGCTTGAGTTCCTGCATTCTTCTCAAATATTGCAATCTTCTGAACTGTGCCAAATGCAGAAAAAACCTGTTTCCCAGATTGTCACATCAATGATTATCAAAAAACCAGTACATTTCAAACTTGTCAAGGGAACATTCAAATTGTAGGCTTTATTCATACCATGTGCAGAATATCAACATTCACTGCATATAGCATGTTCTCAAAGGCTGCAAGAAGCACATTACTTTCTGGCTCTCTTCTTTGTCCGTCAGGACCTATGCCAAACTGCATGGTACAAGTCCATCAGAAAAAGCATTGACAAGGAACTTCTACTTACAAACAAATATCATGATATGCTTCTCTGATCACGTATAAGATGATATAACAAGCTCACCTGCCCAGTTCCATCTATAGCAGAAGGGGCAACAGGTAAATTTGGATTTGTGTAGTCCCTACACAACAAATGAAATGAACCATAATTATAAAGAATGACTGTTAAAAGAaaattgttcattataaaaacatcaTTACAAATAGAAAAATCAGTTTCAGAAAGCATGAAAACAGAATAAAATTTAAGGCAAAGGAAACACAGAAATTGGAAGGAAAGCTGAGAAGTTTGATTCTTTCATAAAATTTCAGTTTTTTTTTGTGTGGGGGGGTGGGGACTATAACTTCTACAAGTAATATGAACTCATCGTGCATTCACTGTAAGATCATAAAATTGATACAATGCATAGCTTAATGTATCTAAATTCTTGCGATAATGTGATAAGGACTTGTCACCATGTCAAGTAACTGGCAAAATCCATGATAAAATATATCAAATCTTTGGGATAATACATGTGAAGCCATGCTATGGCAAAGAACTAGTGAACAGAGGCTGCAGATTTTGTCAGCAGTCAAGAATCTacaaaaattcaaaccaaaaaacaaatttaaaagagTGAAGTTGACTGATGATGTATATACGAGTCATACAGTTCAAAACATTCTGACTTTATGGTAACATTGAATAACAATTACCAGAGTGTATGTTATATTGTTAAAATGAGAATTGCAATTCCAATTATTTCAACTTTTCATTGATATAATGTGTTAAATCAATTAATATgctaattaaattataataattaagtatTATTATACTGAttacaatataattatatttatgttgatttattaaatatattcaattatttaatataaatatatatattaattacatTATTCATATTTAGTATACTCGTATTAATGAATCTACAACTATCATGTTTGaaatctattctctaattgttccAAGGAATCCACGACAAAAATAATTTCACAATATTTTATTATGGCCACACAATTGATTGTCCTGGGAACCTTTAGTATGCTTATTGATGAACATGACTAGAAAACTGTCAATGTATGATCAAAATAATATTCACTAGGCACAGAATTCTTGTTTCCTTCTTCCATGGATCTGTTTTATGCTTGAACCATTGCATTTAAGTTGGCAAGTGGCAAGTCAATTCTGTATGCTTGGAGATCAAGCTTTACCCAAACAAGTTGTGGTGTGCTAATATTTGAAACGGTAGATCCAATGGGCCTTTTTGACATCGAAATAACTTTTATAAACTTATCATACTTTCCAATTCAAGGCTTTATTATTAATCTTTGAGATTGGAAATTGTACATTTGAGCTCTCCATATTCAGGAGAATCATGAATAATATGTTGTAAAATTTCATTTCATGAGAACAGGTTGAAGCAACTACAAATCAAATAtctcaaaaaatataatttatcaTGAGTTCATGAATGATGTCACCAAAGCCTACAAAATAAACTTCAGATTTTTACATAGACTAATCAACGGAAGACTGTACAAGCTAAAGCCTAAAATTTGCTTGGTCATTTGGCATATAATACTTTTGGATTGGTTATTTTCACTTTTATTAGTAAGAAATGTGCAATCACAGTATGTTAACAAAGTACATGAACATCAACTCTCTTGTAGGTATAATAAAAGCTAAAAAAGCACTTTTCCCAGGGATCAAAATGTGGCACCTGGACAATGCCTTATAGCACACATGCTTACATAACAAtgattgtttgtttgtttttatatGGATAGCAATGTTTGTGTTTGTATCGTGATAATTCTCAATTTAAGTAAGGTTAGAATAAGAGGTAAAATATATTAGCCAATCAGATTGCTAataattcatttttaaaacattttcaGTTAAAAGGTTTGCAACTTAACTTTGCAAAAGATAAGCATTTAATTTGGGTAGAAAAAATTCTAGCATATGATTTGTTGGCAGATACAAAAAAAAATACTGAATTAAGAAATCCTACATGCAAATAGTATTTTCAGAAAGGCAAGTACTAATAATGGGTCCCAGGATATAACCCTTTGTTTTACTACTAGGAATATTTCTGATACAACAAAAATCACATATATGGAACAATTCAAAAGAGGAGAACTGTCACATCCCCTTTCTCTATAATTCATCTGATGGACCAAAATGCCCATTTCCTGACTCCAACACTTCTCCTAATACCATTTTGTGTATATGCTCTACCGCATTATCCCCCATGGTCT is a genomic window of Cryptomeria japonica chromosome 7, Sugi_1.0, whole genome shotgun sequence containing:
- the LOC131068944 gene encoding polypyrimidine tract-binding protein homolog 1 encodes the protein MGSTAGQPQFRNTQPPVKVLHLRNLPWECTEEELIELGRPFGKIVNTMLNVGPNRNQGFMEFEDLNQAISMVSYYASSSEPAQVRGKTVYLQYSNRHEIVNSKRAGDEPSNVLLVTIEGVEAGDVSIDVLHLVFSAFGFVHKIATFEKSAGFQALVQFSDANTAASARSALDGRSIPRYLLAEHVGPCHLRMSFSAHTDLNVKFQSHRSRDYTNPNLPVAPSAIDGTGQFGIGPDGQRREPESNVLLAAFENMLYAVNVDILHMVFSAFGTVQKIAIFEKNAGTQALIQYADVPTAVIAKEALEGHCIYDGGYCKLHLSYSRHRDLNVKGNNDRSRDYTLPQVGILQNQPPVFGQQPSVLPAGIVGQVSSAMPVYSGNQLVSGVHPPPQPGVLGPRPVQNWEFEQLHPASQVASSPMPGSIPNQIYNSSPVTPQPPLDATPRQTSLPVPPYSTFFPGPPPLKNASPHENHANFGMPLQGGQAPNVAAAFSMPSHSNQATYVNTFVGGVSGGGSSAYHT